A stretch of DNA from Temnothorax longispinosus isolate EJ_2023e chromosome 2, Tlon_JGU_v1, whole genome shotgun sequence:
tgcacaatgccaggcaacaggcaataggaacaggaaataaccaaaaaatcgttaattacaacctaaaaaattcaaatgctatgattggttggcaataggcaataggcacagaatttccaacgtgacggaaactctgtgtctattgcctgtgtcactgtttattctgcatttatacatgatttctgatttctattccctgttcctattgcctgttgcctggcattgtgcaaggggcttaactgcggggcccgattctctaacgagaaacgtatgcgcaaCCTCTATTGGCTCTAACAGAAAGGCTGCAACGTGATTGGCTATCGCAcagtttttagccaataagctgcagcttttctgttagagcagcGTTTACGCATACATACGTTTGTCGTTAGAGAATCGGGAAGGCCTAAAGCGGGGAGAGGCTATTGGTTAGCCTCATGGgactaaccaatcagaatgattccgagattccgtcctGCATGGGGAGCCACCCTGAGCCTTATGCTGAATGCTCCGTGCTCCATCTATATATTCTTATGTCTATGGTTCTGACGTATGTAACTGCTGATTTAACTCAAATATGGAATTTGCAATTTGCAAAGTTAAGTTATCGTAATAAttgcttaatataatataatataatataaatgtttaacatcattacaaattacaaaattgtgtGTATATAACAGAACTCAATATAGTAAGAAGTATGAAACTGTTTAGTGTCGTTGAAGgttgaagaagaagaatggCAAAAGTGATCGTAAAACGAGTACTTTGCACGTGTAttgtttcaagaaaattgatagaaaaaaataatcaagtgATTTGCATGATATAGATCTTCGTTTATTGTGAAGATACTGCAGCTTTGCACGCCCGAATGACagtaatgaataatttattattaagcgttattgttaataaagctgtatatatatacatacggaagtaaattaagtaaattaacCATGTCTCATGTTGCTGACAAAATTATACGAATCCTACACGAGTGTCATCCTAACAAAGACGATTTTGAGAATAAGACAAAAGACTCGAGTGAGTCGAAAGAATCAAGAAAGAAAATCGAGAAAGAAAAGTTGGAGAAAATCAAGAGTGATGCAGACAAATTTTTCGCAGATACACGATGCAACTATATAGCAAGTGTTGAATATGCTAGTTTAAATAAGATGCTGGCTCTGTGTAATTTAGAGGTATAGTTGAATCTTTAAATTGTCTAGATATAAAGGAACGTATTCTACAAGACACGCACGTATACTTGGTATATTGTGATAACTGTTGAGAGATATATGCAatacgttattatatattatttttcagattgGCAACGAGATCACAGCTATTCATCATTTGGTTGAAGCTCACGCAGTGATACTTCGACAACACATTTTGCACAGATATCAAAAGACTCACGTGCGCGAGTCTGTCTGGAATGAACCTCAAATATATGGGCTGAGACCAACACATGTAAAGTTCGAGACAAAATTTACGGACAATAATGAAGCGTTAAAAACGAAACTGTTAAACTTACCGAAAGGTACGCAATACCACCTTTgtcttttattgtatttacctttttttaccttaCAACGTTATCAACTTTTTCCACGTTTGTTCGCAGAATGGTACATGATTCAGGTTACTGCCCAGTATGAATCTCCGACTATATTAAGATACAAAAAGCGTACATCCAACGTAATGCATGCTGTACATATTACGATACTTCCTACGGGTATGTCTGACATAGAACCATTGTGTATAACTGTACCAAGACCCGCGACGCAAGTGTCCTACGATATCTGCGAAGAGATTCAGAAACTATTGGATGATTACACATCCGTGCTAAAGACCACTTATACAAATCATAAGCAATATTGGATGATGCGTGCAGATcaaaacaataaaatgaaGGTAAAGGACTTGAACGTAGGCTAACATACACATTTTGCATAAGGAACATTTTTAACTGATTAATTACAGATAGCTATAAATGGATTGGAGAATGTATGGTTGAGAGAATGGAGAGTATTATTTATGGCCGACCCTATTGAGGATTTGGAAATGGTAAATGAGATTCATCAAATGATTGACAAATTAATATCAGATTTCAAATCTCCGTAAGTAATGCTTATCGAACGTTCGTTGTGCTCGTTGtgttgtttaaatattaaattttattgttttactcTTTTAGCAATGAGATATCAAAAAGATGCAAGTGGCTTTTGAAGAAGGTATCGATAGGTGCGGGTTTTCTCACGCGTGAGGAAATAGCGCGTGCGATCAAGTTTCTACTTCCCGAACATGAAAAACTTGCAAACAACatcattttatctatttatggGAAGTTACCATACATAAAAAACCTAGAGAATACAAAGCGGCAAACGTTGGTTCTAATTATTGACGAGGTAAACATACAATATGAGACATGAATTATACGAAAGTACGAATTTATCCAAgtttgttttgtatataaagtatataattgcttttttttttttttttcttcttaattttttctcaagCACATGGATTACATAGCGTTTGAAGCTATGGAAATTATTAAGAACCATCCTACTACCCGTTTCCCATCTCTACATGTAGCATatgcattatttaaagaaCACGAAGATACTATAGTGGATggttgtaaaataattaaagctaGAGAAGACATGGGAATTTGCGTAGTTAATCCTTCCGGTGATCTTGATAAAATGGAAAAACGTATGAAGCTTTTTATGGACTTTTGGTTACCGCAGTGGAAAAGCTGTTATAATGCACAACCTGGTGAAGAAATGTCTGAAGCGTTAATAAATCGTGACATTTTAATGTAGgatattatttctctattaAAAGTCCTTAatctgtttattatttgtcagaGATTGTACTttgcttctctttttctcttttacagGTATACTGGTCATGGAAACGGCATAGAATATTTATCTGGAGAAGATATTGAAAGGATGAGAGTGAAGTCTACCGTTTTATTATTTGGATGTAGCAGCGTGAAACTACTTGTAATAGGTGGAAGATATCCACCTTATGGCGTttcaaatcaatatttaatagcgTGCAGGTAAAAAGAATGTATTGAACTGTTATGTTCGTGTCATGTATAAGAATTTCGAATTTCTTTCCATTTAAATCTACATGAGAAATCGCATGCCAAACACgctcctttttctctccccAATCTACACATAAATGCATACGATCATACGTAACACGTTAATTTACAATTCAGTCCTTGCCTCTTGGGTATGCTGTGGGAAGTAACGGATGCAGATATCGATAAAATGACAACAAATTTCATGAGTACGTGGATTCCTTCGTCTTCGAAGAAATCATGGGCTGAGGTAGACATGGATAGTTGGAGTTCTGGTACTCTGAGTTAGTATTagtatttgattgaaaatataaatcatgcGTTTGTGCTTCCTCAATATCATATGTTCTCGATAACTTTGTAACTAACGTTTTCAGAATTTACGAAGAACGGAGCAAaggataaaacaaaaatgtatgaGCCAGAAATGTTAAGGGCAGTGGCAAAGTCTAAGAATAGTTGCTCGCATTATATGACGGCAGCTGCGATAGTAGTACGAGGTTTAccaataaaaatagtttaaatcCTCGCTGATAtcattgattatatatttttgcaacacTGATGTGAGATAGGTAATTTAAGTTTCTAAGTGTCGTGTGTAGTATGTGTAGTTTGCCGAAAGACAAGACTACAGTACGTTCACTTGTGGAACaaagttacattttaattttaataatttaatttttataatgcgAAGATATCTCAGAGAcgcattttgtatataaaaataataaaagtgaaTTAAAAAGTCGTCGTTTCGATTGATCGCTGCCTTCAAGCCGACTCAAGCTCAGATTACGGTCTTTGGTCACATAATAATCTGCGGTTCTGGTACAGAAGTGGAAATGCTCTTGTGCGGCAAAACCTGTCCgccattaatatataattcatccTTCACGATAACGTCTTCTCCTAATACAGTTGTACCTTCCATTCGCACCCATCGTCCTACAACGCTTCTCCAGCCAACGATACAACtgttaacatatttttaattatcttgacATGAATATTGTCACATGAATATTCTATGAGGCTTCACatatatttacgataaaaCTAATACTTGCCCATCTAGCCAAGCATGCTCTTTTATCACAGCTGCTTTAAGAATAGTGCTTCGTTTAATACAACATCCGTCAGCCAAAACGGCGCCAGGACCAATCGTGACGTTGGGTCCGATTCTACAATCCTTGCCAATCGTAGCCGTTGGATCTATCAAGACATTGCCCACTATACCAGGCCCGGAATAAAGCTGTTCGGGATGCTTTTGCCTCAGTGAGGCAAGATACATAGACATTCCTGAATAAAGTTATGGACACTAAGTAATAAGTATATGACGGAACATTGCCGTTTGAGAAAATTCTAATACGCAAGTATTTGCCTGTGAGAAAATCTTTAGGTTGTCCCACGTCCATCCAGAAGCCTGGCAATTCCATGGCGTATAACTCTCCATCCTGAGCCATGCTTGGAAAGACTTCCTTTTCGATACTCGTAGGTTTCAATTCTATTCTGTTTAATACGCTCGGATTAAAGATGTACATAcctatattttacaaaaaagacagggagaagatatatatatatatacatatattatgtgtatgtgtgtaggGGCGCACACGTCGTAAACTTTTTCTAACCGAGTTTCAATCTTTTCCCTATACCATACCtgcgttaattttattagatataaactCTTGTGGCTTTTCAATAAAGCTCTCAATCTTTCCATCTTCTCCATATACAACTACACCATACTTTGACGGCTCCTCTACTTTAGTGACAACTATAGTTCCCTCTTTACCATGATTCTCATGGACGTCGAGGAGCTGTTTAAAAGGAAAGTCGCAAATGATGTCAGAgttcaaaacaaaaaatggaTCATCACTGGCAGATAAATATTCACGCGCGAGCGCAAGTGGCCCAGCGGTACCCAATGGTTCCGGTTCATGAGAAAAGATAAGTTTTACTCCCAGTTTCTTTGCCTCGTGAACCAACTCTTCTTCCATCTCCCGCGCCCGGTAGGAAACGGCCAATATAACTTCACTTACATTTGTCTGTACCTAAAAGTTCAACAAGTTCAAGAAGAGAAGTATACCTTGGAAAGATAAGGAAAATCATACTTTGACGACATTATACCATACTTGGTACTATGCTAAGTCATACCAGTGCTTCAATCTGATGTAGAAGCATCGGTTTATTTGCAAACTCGACAAGTGGCTTAGGTCGACTTAGAGTAAGAGGTCGCAATCTGGTGCCATAACCACCCACAAGTATCAAAGCACGCATGGTttgtaatttctttcttttttcatgcATTCCTACGAATATTCTGCAAAAAcgtcatatatattataataaaaacaaaggTATTCTCTATTTGCAAAACATGTATAATTACGTTGCACGGTCTACACATTATAATAACGTTGTTGTGACACAACCTATTATCAAATCATCtattattacgtattaaaTCACAATTTATAACGGAAGAAATCAACGACCTCCATTctaaatttgcaaaatgtaaaattatattttactcgaTATTACTCTTGCccagtaaatttatttactcttattttgttatttccatCCTAATACCTACGTTACATCatttatttagtaatataatacGTACCTGCATTACACCGcggtattatttatat
This window harbors:
- the Sse gene encoding uncharacterized protein Sse isoform X2; the protein is MSHVADKIIRILHECHPNKDDFENKTKDSSESKESRKKIEKEKLEKIKSDADKFFADTRCNYIASVEYASLNKMLALCNLEIGNEITAIHHLVEAHAVILRQHILHRYQKTHVRESVWNEPQIYGLRPTHVKFETKFTDNNEALKTKLLNLPKEWYMIQVTAQYESPTILRYKKRTSNVMHAVHITILPTGMSDIEPLCITVPRPATQVSYDICEEIQKLLDDYTSVLKTTYTNHKQYWMMRADQNNKMKIAINGLENVWLREWRVLFMADPIEDLEMVNEIHQMIDKLISDFKSPNEISKRCKWLLKKVSIGAGFLTREEIARAIKFLLPEHEKLANNIILSIYGKLPYIKNLENTKRQTLVLIIDEWKSCYNAQPGEEMSEALINRDILMYTGHGNGIEYLSGEDIERMRVKSTVLLFGCSSVKLLVIGGRYPPYGVSNQYLIACSPCLLGMLWEVTDADIDKMTTNFMSTWIPSSSKKSWAEVDMDSWSSGTLKFTKNGAKDKTKMYEPEMLRAVAKSKNSCSHYMTAAAIVVRGLPIKIV
- the Sse gene encoding separin isoform X1 is translated as MSHVADKIIRILHECHPNKDDFENKTKDSSESKESRKKIEKEKLEKIKSDADKFFADTRCNYIASVEYASLNKMLALCNLEIGNEITAIHHLVEAHAVILRQHILHRYQKTHVRESVWNEPQIYGLRPTHVKFETKFTDNNEALKTKLLNLPKEWYMIQVTAQYESPTILRYKKRTSNVMHAVHITILPTGMSDIEPLCITVPRPATQVSYDICEEIQKLLDDYTSVLKTTYTNHKQYWMMRADQNNKMKIAINGLENVWLREWRVLFMADPIEDLEMVNEIHQMIDKLISDFKSPNEISKRCKWLLKKVSIGAGFLTREEIARAIKFLLPEHEKLANNIILSIYGKLPYIKNLENTKRQTLVLIIDEHMDYIAFEAMEIIKNHPTTRFPSLHVAYALFKEHEDTIVDGCKIIKAREDMGICVVNPSGDLDKMEKRMKLFMDFWLPQWKSCYNAQPGEEMSEALINRDILMYTGHGNGIEYLSGEDIERMRVKSTVLLFGCSSVKLLVIGGRYPPYGVSNQYLIACSPCLLGMLWEVTDADIDKMTTNFMSTWIPSSSKKSWAEVDMDSWSSGTLKFTKNGAKDKTKMYEPEMLRAVAKSKNSCSHYMTAAAIVVRGLPIKIV
- the Gmppb gene encoding mannose-1-phosphate guanylyltransferase catalytic subunit beta isoform X2; its protein translation is MVQTNVSEVILAVSYRAREMEEELVHEAKKLGVKLIFSHEPEPLGTAGPLALAREYLSASDDPFFVLNSDIICDFPFKQLLDVHENHGKEGTIVVTKVEEPSKYGVVVYGEDGKIESFIEKPQEFISNKINAGMYIFNPSVLNRIELKPTSIEKEVFPSMAQDGELYAMELPGFWMDVGQPKDFLTGMSMYLASLRQKHPEQLYSGPGIVGNVLIDPTATIGKDCRIGPNVTIGPGAVLADGCCIKRSTILKAAVIKEHAWLDGCIVGWRSVVGRWVRMEGTTVLGEDVIVKDELYINGGQVLPHKSISTSVPEPQIIM
- the Gmppb gene encoding mannose-1-phosphate guanylyltransferase catalytic subunit beta isoform X1, yielding MHEKRKKLQTMRALILVGGYGTRLRPLTLSRPKPLVEFANKPMLLHQIEALVQTNVSEVILAVSYRAREMEEELVHEAKKLGVKLIFSHEPEPLGTAGPLALAREYLSASDDPFFVLNSDIICDFPFKQLLDVHENHGKEGTIVVTKVEEPSKYGVVVYGEDGKIESFIEKPQEFISNKINAGMYIFNPSVLNRIELKPTSIEKEVFPSMAQDGELYAMELPGFWMDVGQPKDFLTGMSMYLASLRQKHPEQLYSGPGIVGNVLIDPTATIGKDCRIGPNVTIGPGAVLADGCCIKRSTILKAAVIKEHAWLDGCIVGWRSVVGRWVRMEGTTVLGEDVIVKDELYINGGQVLPHKSISTSVPEPQIIM
- the Gmppb gene encoding mannose-1-phosphate guanylyltransferase catalytic subunit beta isoform X3, which codes for MEEELVHEAKKLGVKLIFSHEPEPLGTAGPLALAREYLSASDDPFFVLNSDIICDFPFKQLLDVHENHGKEGTIVVTKVEEPSKYGVVVYGEDGKIESFIEKPQEFISNKINAGMYIFNPSVLNRIELKPTSIEKEVFPSMAQDGELYAMELPGFWMDVGQPKDFLTGMSMYLASLRQKHPEQLYSGPGIVGNVLIDPTATIGKDCRIGPNVTIGPGAVLADGCCIKRSTILKAAVIKEHAWLDGCIVGWRSVVGRWVRMEGTTVLGEDVIVKDELYINGGQVLPHKSISTSVPEPQIIM